Proteins from one Triticum aestivum cultivar Chinese Spring chromosome 7A, IWGSC CS RefSeq v2.1, whole genome shotgun sequence genomic window:
- the LOC123154164 gene encoding E3 ubiquitin-protein ligase SINA-like 4 translates to MEGGESCGNSVSEEVKPEWEEGEVLMQGGGGEGGGAVTAAGESMAPVQIDVRMDVALLHCQACLLPLKPPVFKCEAAGHVVCCFCRAGHAALCSRAGTHCGELDAVVGAAKVPCPYKVFGCERYVVYHGAADHQRACQCAPCSCPEPGCVFVGSRAMLLDHFAAGHQRHAVTVRYGRPWNLGFSLSRRWHVLVGEDRSVFLVSLGPLGAATAVSLVYVRPDGAAEAAPQFRCKLSVERPAGDGKDNLVLMTSAVSSSALSTGAPAPGQGMFLAVPQELLSGDTLMLSVRIDLIRPAGGAPKSATPTPQARTPRRLQ, encoded by the exons ATGGAGGGAGGGGAGAGCTGCGGCAATAGCGTGAGTGAGGAGGTGAAGCCGGAGTGGGAGGAAGGAGAGGTCTTGATGCAGGGCGGAGGCGGAGAGGGTGGGGGTGCTGTGACGGCGGCGGGGGAATCCATGGCGCCGGTGCAGATCGACGTGAGGATGGACGTGGCGCTGCTCCACTGCCAGGCCTGCCTCCTCCCCCTCAAGCCTCCCGTGTTCAAG TGCGAGGCCGCCGGGCACGTGGTGTGCTGCTTCTGCCGCGCCGGGCACGCCGCCCTCTGCAGCCGCGCCGGCACCCACTGCGGCGAGCTGGACGCCGTGGTCGGCGCCGCCAAGGTGCCGTGCCCCTACAAGGTGTTCGGCTGCGAGCGCTACGTGGTGTACCACGGCGCGGCGGACCACCAGCGCGCGTGCCAGTGCGCGCCCTGCTCCTGCCCGGAGCCCGGCTGCGTCTTCGTGGGCTCCCGCGCGATGCTGCTCGACCACTTCGCCGCCGGCCACCAGCGCCACGCGGTCACGGTCCGCTACGGCCGGCCTTGGAACCTCGGTTTCTCCCTGTCGCGCCGCTGGCACGTGCTCGTCGGGGAGGACCGCAGCGTGTTCCTCGTCTCCCTCGGCCCGCTCGGCGCTGCCACCGCCGTCTCGCTGGTCTACGTCAGGCCGGACGGCGCGGCCGAAGCGGCGCCCCAGTTCCGGTGCAAGCTGTCCGTGGAGCGCCCGGCGGGCGACGGCAAGGACAACCTGGTCCTCATGACCTCCGCGGTGAGCAGCAGCGCGCTGTCCACCGGCGCGCCGGCGCCCGGGCAGGGGATGTTCCTGGCGGTGCCCCAGGAGCTGCTCTCCGGCGACACTCTCATGCTAAGCGTCCGGATTGATCTGATCCGACCGGCCGGCGGCGCTCCCAAGTCCGCTACACCTACACCACAGGCCAGGACGCCGAGGAGGTTGCAGTGA